The following nucleotide sequence is from Kiritimatiellia bacterium.
ATGAAAGGAACCACTATCCTTCGCGGGCTGGCGCTGCTCGTGACCGTCCTGGCGGTGGCGGGTTTTGCCTTCCTGTACCGGCGGCTGCCCGCGGTGCCTCCGCCGGAGCCGGTGCCGGAAACCGCGCTGGACTGGCCCGCCGCCGCACTGCCCGCCGCGGAGGACTGGGCGGTCTTCCAGCCGGCCGCCGGCCCCGCGCCCGCGGACATGAGCCCGCTGGCACGGCGCTTCCGGCTCGCCGGGACGTTCTTCTCGATCAACGACGAGGAATTGTCGCAGCCCTCGGCCCGCCTGGCCATCCTGGACGACGTGGAGAAGAAACAGCAGTTCGTCGTGCGGGAGCAGGAGACCTTCGAAGACATCCAGGTGGTCCGGATCCTGCGTGATCATGTCGTGCTGGCCGCCCGCGGGCAGCAGGAGGAGCTCTGGTTGAGCTTCCATGGCGGGAGAGGAGAAGCGCCGGGGCGGCCGGCGAGCGAGCCCGTAAGCGAGGAACCGACATTGGAGCAAAATCGCTTCGGGCGCCGGGTCGGCGAGTCGCGCTGGGTGTTGAGCCGGCAGGCGCTCCTAGACTACTACCAGGAACTGGCCAACGACCCGGAGCGCATCGCGGCCCTCTACATGACGATGAAGCCCGACTACCAGCAGAACAAGATCGCGGGCTACGTCGTGGACATCGAGGGCGAAGAGGAGTTCCTCGACGCGGTCGGCCTGAAGCAGAGCGACTTCATCCGCAAGGTCAACTCGATGAACATGACCAGCCAGCGCCGCGCGGAGTACTTCATCAGCGAGTTCCTCCAGGAGCGCGTCAGCGCCGTCGTGCTCGACATCGAGCGCGAGGGCCAGGCGCAGAAGCTGATCTACCTCATCCGCTGACCCCGGCGCTTTTTCCTCCGCTCGGGCGCGGCCGGCCCGGCCAATTCCAGGCCCACCATCCGCCGGCGGACATCCACGCGGGCCAGCCGCACCCGCACTATCTGTCCGACGCGCCACGCCTGGCGCCGCCGCCGGCCGGTCACCTTCAGCCGGTCCCGGTCGGTCACGTAGTGATCGTCCGGCAGCGCGGAGAAAGGAAGGCTGCCGCGCTGGAGGGTGTCCGGGAGTTCGACGGCCAGGCCGCGGGTGTGCAGGCCGACGATCACGCCGTCGAACGGCCCCGTTTCGCCGCGGGCGAGGAGGTCATGGTAGTAATCCAGCCTCTTGCGCGCCACGCTTTCGGACTCGGCCTCGTCGGCCTGCTGCTCGGCCTGCGAACAGTGCAGGGCCAGGCGGGAGGTTGCCTCGGCGGAGTAGGGGGGCGGCGTCCGCGCTTCGAGTGCCTTGAGCACGCGGTGCACGACCAGGTCCGGGTAGCGCCGGATCGGGGACGTGAAATGGGTGTAGCACCCGAAGCCCAGTCCGAAGTGGAGCGCGGGGGCCGGCGCGTAGACGGCGCGCTTGAGGTTGCGCAGAATGGCCAGCTGCGCGGCATAGGACATCGGGGACGCGGCGGCCAGGCGGGCCAGCCGGCCGAGCGTCTCGCGACGCGGCGGAGGCGAGGCCAGCCCGAGCGCGCGCAACTCGACCTGCATGCGCTCCCACTGCGCGGCGTCGGGCTCGTCGTGGATGCGGTAGAGCGATGGCGCGCCCTGGCGCGCGATCCGGGCGGCCACGGCCTGGTTCGCGGCCAGCATGAATTCCTCGATCAACTGGTAGGCCTCGCTCGCGCCGCGACGGCGGATGGCCGCGACCCGGCCGTCCTCGCCCAGGACACACCGGATCTCCGGGACGGCCAGGTCCAGGCTGCCCGCTTCCATCCGCCGCCGGCGCAACAACCCCGCCAGCTCGCGCATCTCGCGCAGGGAATCCCGGACGGCCGGCGGCATGGAGTCGTCGGGCTGCCCGTCGAAAAAGGCCTGCACCCGGTCGTAGTCCAGGCGCGCGGCGGAGAGGATCACGGAAGGGCCCGTCGAGAAATCCAGCACCAGGCCGTGGCGGTCGAACAGCAGGAAGACCGAGTGCGTCAGGCGCGGCGCGCCCGGCCGCAGGCTGCAGACGTCCGTGGTCAGGCGGGGCGGCAGCATGGGGATCACCCGGTCGGCGAGATAGACGCTGGTGCCGCGCCGCCGGGCCTCGACGTCCACCGGGGAATCCGGCTCCACGTAGTGGGACACGTCGGCGATGTGCACGCCGAGCCGCCACGCGCCCGAGGCGTCCCGCGAGAGGGAGACGGCGTCGTCAAAGTCCTTCGCGTCCTCCGGGTCGATGGTGAATACGGTCTGCCCGCGCAGGTCCTGCCGCCCGCGGAGCAGGGCGGGGGAGGGCTCGGTCTCCTGGGCGGCGGCCTGCCGCACGGCGTCGGCCGGGAATTCGGACCGCAGGTCGAACGACCGCATCACGGAAAGCATGTCGGCGCCCGGCGCGTCCGCGGCCCCGAGGTCCTCGACCACGGTGCCGGTCAGGGCCTCGTGTTCGCGCTCCCTCGGCTCCAGTTGCAGGACCACGGCATGATCTTCCGCCGGTTCCTTCACGGCCGGCGCGAAACCGCGGACCCGGATATTGTCGCGGATGCGCGGGTTGTCCGGGATCGCGTACCAGTAATAGGCCGTCCGCCGCAGGCGGCCGACCAGCCGCTCCTGGCGCCGGTCCAGGACCCGCACGACGCGGCCGCGGGGCCGCTCGGATTCCGGTTCCTCCACGGCCACGAGCACGAGATCGCCGTCCAAGGCCGGGCCCAGGGCGTCCGCGGGGACATAGATGTCGGGGTGGCCGGGCTCGGCCGGCGTGACGAAGCCGAATCCATCCGGGTGCGCGCGCAGCCGGCCGGAAAGGGCAGGGGCCCCGCGCGGGGCCGCCCAGCGGTTCTTCCGGAGCCGGACGAGTTCGCCTTCGCGTTCCATGAGCTTCAGCATCCGGCGGAGACGGGGTCCGGGCAGCTTCAAGGCCTTCGCCAGTTCGTGCTGTCGAAGGGGCCGATAATCGTGACGCCGCACGAAATCGAGTATCGGTTTTCGTTCGGATGGTGTAAATTCATCCATCAGAATAGAGTATATCGGGTTTGCGGCGGCAGGCCAGCGGAAGCGGGAAGCCCCGGGGAGAACCAACATCATGCGCGTCCTATATGCGGCCAGCGAGATCATGCCGTTCGGGTCCACGGGAGGCCTGGCGGACGTTGGGGCCGGGCTGCCGAAGGCCCTGATGATGCGCCACAGCGATATCGCCCGGATCATGCCGCTGTACCGCCGTGTCGCCGAGGGCGGGTACTCGCTGAAAGACACCGGGCTGCGCCTGGACATCCCCGTGGGGTTCCAGATGCACCAGGCCGAAGTCTGGTACTCCGAGGATCCGCCGCCCCGGACCTACTTCATCCGGCGGGACGAGTACTTTGACCGGTCCCAGCTGTACAGCCTGCCCGAGCGCGACTACGACGACAACTTCGAGCGGTTCGTCTTTTTCCAGAAGGCCATCGTGAGCCTGATCGATACGCTCCAGTGGCATCCGGACATTGTGCACTGCAGCGACTGGCAGACCGGCCTGGTGCCGCTGTTCCTGAAATACGGAATCCAGGGCGCCGGCCGGAAGCAGGTCGAGCGCACGGTCTTCACGATTCACAACCTGGCCTACCAGGGCTTGTTTCCGGGGTCGCAGTATTCGCAGACCAACCTGCCGTTCTTCTGCTTCAACATGGATTGCGCGGAATTTTACGGCAACATCAACTGCATCAAGGCCGGCATCACGTCCTCCAACCTGGTGACCACGGTCAGCCGTACCTACGCACAGGAGATCCGGACCGAGGAGTACGGCTGTGGCCTGCACGGCATCCTGGCGCAGATGGGCGAACGGCTGGTCGGCGTATTCAACGGCGTGGACTACTCCCTGTGGAACCCCCAGACCGACCCGCATCTCGTCCAGACCTATGGGCCCGACAGCCTCGCGGGCAAGAGGGCCTGCAAAGAGGAACTGCTGCGCTTGATGGGCCTTACGATTTCGCCGGACGCGCCGCTGCTGGGCATGGTCACGCGCCTGGTGGACCAGAAAGGCCTTGACATCCTGGCCGAGGCGATGCCGGACCTCATGAGCGCGGATGTGGGCTTCGTTTTGCTCGGGGCGGGCCAGGACAAGTATCAGAAGCTGTGCCTGGAGTGGGTGTCCAGGTGGCCCGGCCGTTTTGCGGCCCGACTGGGGTATGACAACCCCTTGTCGCACAAGATCGAGGCCGGCGCGGATATCTACATGATGCCGTCCCGGTTTGAGCCGTGCGGGCTGAACCAACTCTATAGCCTTAAGTACGGAACCGTTCCCGTGGTTCACGCCACGGGGGGGCTGGATGACACGATCCAGAATATCGACGCGGACGGACGGGAAGGCACAGGCTTCAAGTTCAGAACCTATACGGCCCAGGGATTGAACCATGCCGCGCAACGGGCGCTGGCGTTATTTAAGCACAAGGAAGTCTGGGACACGCTGATTCGGAGGGCCATGGTCCAGGATTTCTCTTGGGATCGGGCGGCCGAAGACTACATCAAGATTTACCAGCAGGCCATGACCTGATCCGGCGTCCCGGCCGCCGGGGTCCATTTCCCGCTACGTCTCCGAAGGTCGAATTCTTCATTATCTGCACCATCTATTGTGGCTCCCGCAATCAATTATTAGACATAAGATATATTATGCGACATAACAAATCGAGCCCGATAAACGGCCGCGAAAGGCGCGATTAGTTGCATTCGGCGACGCGGCAGCTCCGCCCTCCACTAAATATAGGCAGGCGCCGCTATGGTGGGTCGAGCTCCCGCAAGACCGGTTTCATTACCGACCGGAGTTCCTGCGGGCGGGTTGGCAAAGGTCGTGGTGCTCGCGCTCTAACGCGTGCGACCCCAGCGTTTGGAGAACGGCCAGTAGACCATGAAGGCCGGGCCGACCAGATCTTCTTTGTGAACGGGCCCGAAGTACCGGCCGTCATAACTGTGCTCGGTATTGTCGCCCAGCATAAGATACTCGCCCTCCCCCAGGGTTCGCGTCTCCCCCGC
It contains:
- a CDS encoding VacB/RNase II family 3'-5' exoribonuclease; its protein translation is MEREGELVRLRKNRWAAPRGAPALSGRLRAHPDGFGFVTPAEPGHPDIYVPADALGPALDGDLVLVAVEEPESERPRGRVVRVLDRRQERLVGRLRRTAYYWYAIPDNPRIRDNIRVRGFAPAVKEPAEDHAVVLQLEPREREHEALTGTVVEDLGAADAPGADMLSVMRSFDLRSEFPADAVRQAAAQETEPSPALLRGRQDLRGQTVFTIDPEDAKDFDDAVSLSRDASGAWRLGVHIADVSHYVEPDSPVDVEARRRGTSVYLADRVIPMLPPRLTTDVCSLRPGAPRLTHSVFLLFDRHGLVLDFSTGPSVILSAARLDYDRVQAFFDGQPDDSMPPAVRDSLREMRELAGLLRRRRMEAGSLDLAVPEIRCVLGEDGRVAAIRRRGASEAYQLIEEFMLAANQAVAARIARQGAPSLYRIHDEPDAAQWERMQVELRALGLASPPPRRETLGRLARLAAASPMSYAAQLAILRNLKRAVYAPAPALHFGLGFGCYTHFTSPIRRYPDLVVHRVLKALEARTPPPYSAEATSRLALHCSQAEQQADEAESESVARKRLDYYHDLLARGETGPFDGVIVGLHTRGLAVELPDTLQRGSLPFSALPDDHYVTDRDRLKVTGRRRRQAWRVGQIVRVRLARVDVRRRMVGLELAGPAAPERRKKRRGQRMR
- the glgA gene encoding glycogen synthase GlgA → MRVLYAASEIMPFGSTGGLADVGAGLPKALMMRHSDIARIMPLYRRVAEGGYSLKDTGLRLDIPVGFQMHQAEVWYSEDPPPRTYFIRRDEYFDRSQLYSLPERDYDDNFERFVFFQKAIVSLIDTLQWHPDIVHCSDWQTGLVPLFLKYGIQGAGRKQVERTVFTIHNLAYQGLFPGSQYSQTNLPFFCFNMDCAEFYGNINCIKAGITSSNLVTTVSRTYAQEIRTEEYGCGLHGILAQMGERLVGVFNGVDYSLWNPQTDPHLVQTYGPDSLAGKRACKEELLRLMGLTISPDAPLLGMVTRLVDQKGLDILAEAMPDLMSADVGFVLLGAGQDKYQKLCLEWVSRWPGRFAARLGYDNPLSHKIEAGADIYMMPSRFEPCGLNQLYSLKYGTVPVVHATGGLDDTIQNIDADGREGTGFKFRTYTAQGLNHAAQRALALFKHKEVWDTLIRRAMVQDFSWDRAAEDYIKIYQQAMT